A segment of the Verrucomicrobiia bacterium genome:
CGGTAACCGTACGGTCGCTTACGGTAACCCACGGTAACCCACGGTAACCGAAACGCCCCCCGGACACAGCTTGGCCCTACCTCCCGGCCTAAAAGCGCCAGAGGACTGGCGCAGTCCAAGACGTTTCGCGCGGATTGGTACGGTCACTTCCAATAGCTGTAATCCAGGTGCGGAAAGATGTTGTCGGTTTGTTCAATGCCATTCAGCCACGCCTCGGCGATATGGTTATTGGCGAGCTGTTGATAGATTCGCGTGAAGCGCAGCAGATGGTCTTTGACTCGTTTGCGAGCATAGTCAGGATTGGTACCCGTTCGGAGAATGAACGGCCAATCGCTGGCCTGGGCCAGAAGAAGTTCGCGTCCGGCTTGCTTCAAGGCGCGGGCCTGGAGCGGGTCTGGCAAGCCGCTTTCGGATTGGCCATGTGCGCCAAAGCGGCGGGCCAATTGGGTCATGCGTTCCTGCGCCGCGTGGAGGTGGGGATAAATCCATTGGTTGGTTTCGTTGAGCCAGACGCGCCAGTAGCCTTCTTCACCCCAACTCGATGAGGCAGGCGCAGCCACCTGGTGTCGGTCGTGGCGGCGCAAGTAATCCGACGGGGTGATCAGCTCCAAAATCTTCTGATCGAACCAGGCCTTGCGGACAAAGAAATCGAGAAACTCAGGCCCCTCGTACCACCAATGGCCGAACAATTCAGCGTCGTATGGGGACACAACAACCGGCGGGCGGTTCAGGATAGCTCTCAAACGCTGAATCTGTTCGATGCGGACGGTAAGGAAATGGGCGGCGTGCTCAGCGGCAGTTTGGAGCGCGGCAGCTCGTTCATAGATTGCCTTATGCGGGCCGCTCTCGGTAATCCGGTGGTACTTGATTCCGGTAAAAGTGCGCCAATCGGGAGCAGCCCAATAGGGCTTGAGGTAATCCAAATCCAGGTCGAATCCGATGTCGCGATAAAAATCACGGTAACGCGGGTTGCCTGGATAGCCCTCCTGCCTGCTCCAAACCTGTTTGGCGGAAGCCAGGTCACGTCCAAAGGCGGCGATGCCCTTGTGACTCAGAACAGGCGCGAACATGCCGTATCGTGGGCGTGGTGTGGCGTGCAGGAGACCGTGGGAATCCACAATGAACCACTCAATCCCCGCCTCGCTCAAGACTCCTTCCAGTCCCTCAGCATAGGCGCATTCCGGAAGCCAAATCCCTCGAGGCGCCTGGCCGAAGCAGCTCTGGTACTGATCGCGGGCGGTAAGGATTTGGCCTCGCAACGAGGGCAAGTGCCCCGCTAACAGCGGCAAGAGGGCGTGGGTAGCGGCGCTGGTGATGATCTCCAATTGGCCCCGTTCCTGAGCCCGCCGGAAGGATGCCACGAGGTCACCCCCCTGTTGCTGATAAAAATCGCGGGTCGCAACGAGCCGCTCATGATACAACTGGGCCAGTTGGTGGTAGTCCTTTTCCCAAAGTGTCCGATGGATTTCCTTTTCGGCCAATTCGATCAGCTCATCCAAGTGACGCCGGTAACGGGTTTGGAGCAGGGAATCCTGCAACATCGCGCAGAGGGTGGGGGTCAGAGTAAAGGTCAGCCGGGCGCCGATGCCATCTTTTCGCCAGCCCTCGATTAATTGCATTAGCGGGATGTAGGATTCTGTGATGGTCTCGAACAGCCAGGTCTCTTCGAGGAATTTGTCGCATTCCGGATGCCGCACGAAAGGCAGGTGGGCGTGCAGCACCAGGCAGAGATAGCCTTGCATCAGTCGAGATGTTCGGCGGCAGGGGGCTTCAGCGCCGGGTCTTGCGGATGCGCCTCCACCGTTCCTGAATAGCTTGTGCTGCGATGAAACTCGAGGGCGGCCCGCCGCTCTTCGCCATGACTGGCGGTGGCCTGGATGAGCAATTGATAATCTCCGTCCGGGAGCGAAAACCGGTAGCTGAACGTGCCATCCGGGCGCAATCGGATGACTCGACCGCCAATTGTTACCTGCGCATCCGCTTTCGTGGCCCCATAAATCACCAGTTCGGCATTCACGTTGAACCAAAAACTCTTTTCCGGCCCTGGCGCAATGCCTGCCGGGCTGGAAATGCCCAGCGCGCCAAGGGCCTCGAGGATCGAGAGGCCCAAACCGCCACCCGGCGCGGACATCCCCAGCAAGGCCAGTTGGAGCGAGGGAATCTCTGGTTGCCCTCGGGCCATCTCCACCAGCTCAGCCGAGTTGGGCCACCCCCGGCGAACCAGGCTCCAACCGATCAGTTCAGCCAACGCCCGTTCTTGTTCCTCGGACCATGCTTCCGACACTGCGGGAAATACTTCCCGGCTCTTTTCCTCAACACGCTCGGTCTGGCTCGGTTCAAAGCGGTCCATTGCGAAGGGCTGAGCGGCCAGGAGCCACGCCTCGGCGCCCCCTTGTTCCGGCAGTGGGAAAGGTCTTTCTGGCGGCAGTTCTCTAATCGGCTCAGCGCGTTCTTCTCGTTGAGGTGGGTTGATTGGGACCGCTGCAGGCCCCACGGGCGTTTCAGCGGGCTTCGACTGGATCACTGCGGGTCTCGTCTCGGCAGAAGACGGACCGGTATCCACAACGGCAAACTGGACTGTTGTTTGCTCGGAAACTCTATCTCGGGGCGCCTGCACCGGTGCCGAGACCGCGATGCTCCGCCACATTCCGTCCGGCTGGTAAAAGCCAAGTTCAGCGAGGTATCCTGCACCTGGCTTTTCGATATGGATGAACCAGTGGCGTGATTCAGGGTGAACATGGAGCTCGGAAATGGGCGGCAGCTCCCGGCGCTCGAGATAAAGGCGAATCACCAGATGCCGGTGCGCCGAAAGCCCGTTAAAGCGCTGTTGCTGTTCCCACGTGAGGTCCCAATGCGCATACAGGCACCGCGGGTCCCGCGCCATCAGGGTCAGTCTGCCAGTTCCATAGGCATCCGGCAGCTCCTCGGTCTCCGCCCCCGGCGCTGCCATCAGTGGATTTGGGCTGAGGCTGAACTTTTGTCCAGGACCGCTCAAAGTGGCCACGTTCGGTTCATCTCCTTCGAGCAGTATCGGGGGTATCCTCAACTTTAACTTGGGTGCTGGAGCAGTTGGGGGGGAGCCCGATGGCAGCGCCCCTTTGGCCGCTTTCCTTTGTCCATCACGCGCTCTTTTCGATTTCATGCCCCTACAACTATCGCTCTGCCGGGAGAATAACGGATTTCGGGCAAGACAATACGTTGCTGTACCGGCAGGCGCAACGCCAATTTAAGCGACGCAGTAATCGGTTAGTGACGGCGGGGCGCTGCCGCCTAAAGGCGGCGTTCCGCGCGTCCGGAACGCCGGCTTCAGCCGGCAGCCCCGCAGTCACTGAGGCATTAGGCGACGCAAGAACAGAACATTACGACAAAAGGCTTGTCCTTGGCCTTGGGTTTGGAGTTGAATCCCTATGTGAAGCCTGTGTTCGACCGGTCACAACTCTTCAGGCCTATGACCTCTAAGCCGAGACTCCCATTGCATTCCCATCCCAGCCAGCCGCCCTTGAGCCGCTCCGTTTTGAATCGGCGGCAGTTTCTGAGGCGCTCGGCGCTGGCTGCCGGTGTGGTGGCTGTGCCCGCAATCATCCCGGGCTCGGCGCTTGGCCTCAACGGGGCTGTGCGCCCCAGCGAACGCATCGTGATGGGCGGCTTGGGTATTGGCAACCGCGGAAGCGACGACCTTCGTTGGATGCTGCCCGAGCGCGACATTCAGTTTGTGGCAGTTTGCGACGCCAAACGCGCGCAACGCGAAGCCGTCAAGCGCATTATCGACGGACACTATGGCAATAAGGACTGCGCGACTTACCGCGATATGCGTGAGTTCCTGGCCGAACGGCGGGATATCGACGCGCTGCTGATAGCCACGGGTGATCGGTGGCATGCCTCGGCTTCCATCATGGCGATGCGCGCAGGAAAGGATGTCTATTCAGAGAAACCCTCATGCATGACAATAGCCGAAGGACAGGCTGTGGTGGCAACAGCGCAACGCTATGGGCGCGTTTACCAAACCGGCACCCAGCGGCTTAGTGAAGATAACTTCACCGTCGCCAATGAACTCCTGCGCACTGGCCGATTGGGCAAGGTCCACACCGTGCGCGCCCATATCGCGCCTTGGGACGCGGCGGAGATGAAGTACGACTGGCTCGCGGCTGAACCGGAGCCGCCGCGTGAGGAAGTGGATTGGGACCAATGGCTCGGTCCCTGCCCCTGGCGCCCCTATAACAGCGCCTATACCCGCGGTGGGTGGCGCGGCTACTATGATTTCCACACGAGTTGCATCGGGGAATGGGGCGCCCACACGTTCGCCCAATGCCAGGTCGCCATCTCCGCCGCCAATACCTCAGCGGTCGAATACGGGTATGTGAACAACCCGACCGGTGACGGCATGGTCACCCGGTTCGCTAATGGCGTCGAGATGATCCTTTCCCGCGGAGACAAGTGGTGGCACGGCTCTTGTGGTGTCCGCTACGAAGGCGAGGAGGGCTGGGTCGCCATCGCCGACGGCTACCCTAAACCGGAAGTCTCCTCGCCAGCGCTGTTGCAGGATTCTTCGAAATTGGTCAAGGATTACATGGCGCGTACGGAGCGGCCCATGAGCCACGTGCGCAATTTCTTCGACTGCATTAAATCGCGCCGCCTAACAGTAGCCCATCCCGAGGTGATGTACCGCTCGATGTCCACCGTTCACGCCGCTAACATTTGCATGTGGCTGAAACGCGATTTGAAATTCAATCCGGCGAAAGCCGAATTCGTGAACGATGCGGAAGCCAACCGGCTGAGGTCACGCGCCATGCGGGAACCGTGGATCATCTGAACGCAGGAAATGGTTATGATAAACATCCGACTAAATCTGACGCTGGCAGCCGTCTTGTTGCTTGCCTCGTGGACTCCGGCGCCGGCCAATTCCGCCGAACCATCCGTCAAGGAGGAGGTCAAGCGACTGAGCGCCCTCCTCAAATCTGATGCGTCCCGAAAGGAAAAGGCCGATGCCTGCCGCGAGTTGGCTCGTATCGGGACAAGCGACGCGGTTGATTCTTTGGCGTCGCTTCTGCCCAATGAGGAGCTGTCCCACATGGCCCGCTACGGCCTCGAGACGATTCCCAGCTCGCGCGTGGACAAAGTCTTGCGTGAGGCCATGGGGACGCTCCAGGGCAGGCCATTGGTCGGTGTTATAGGAAGTTTGGGAGCGCGCCGCGATGCCAAAGCCGTGCCGGCGCTCACCAAACTGCTGGCCAATTCGGATACGGATGTCGCGCAGGCTGCAGCCCGGGCCCTGGGGAGTATCGGCAATTCATCTGCCGCAGAGGCATTGGAACGAGCGCTGACAGGGGGCCCCTCTCCGAATCAGCTCGCTATTTGTGAAGGTCTGTTCCGTTGTGCCGAAAACTTCGAGGCAACTGGCCACAGAAAACAGGCTCTCGCCATTTACGACCGGCTCCGCGCCACCTCGGCCCCGCACCAGGTCCGCACCGGCGCCTGGCGTGGCGCTATTCTCACCCGGGGCGAGCAAGGGCTGCCGCTCCTCCTGGAAGCCTTGCGCAGCGACGATTTTTCCCTGTTCGATGCCGCGGTCCGCACCTCGCAGGAAATGCCTGGACACGAGATTACCTCCGCACTCGGGGCCGAGCTCGGAAAGATGCCCGCCGACAGGCAAATCGTCCTGAGTCAGGCCCTGGGCAAACGCGCCGGCGCCGAGGCGCTGCCGTTCCTGTTTGATCTGGCCAGGAAGGGCCAACAGAACGCGCGGCTGGCTGCTATCCGGGCGCTGCCGGAGATTGCGGACCCGCTGGCGGTGCCTGTGTTGGTCGAGCTGACTCGCGACCACGATGAGGCGGTTGCCAAAACCGCCGTGGAGGCCCTGGGTGGTCTGCCCGGCAAAGAAGCCGATGCCGCCGTTCTGGCGATGTTTTCCCGCGAGGGGACCGACCGCCGCATTCTGGCGATGGACCTGATCGTGCGCCGCCGCCTCACCGGAGCTATTCCAAAGGTCCTTCTGGCGGCCGAGGACCTCGAACCGCGAGTCCGAGTTGCCGCTTTCCAGAAATTGGGCGAGCTGGCCGGGCCGGCCCAAATCCCATCCGTTCTTCGGATTCTGGAGCGCACGGCTTCAGCGGAAGATATCGATGGGGCTGAGCACGCCCTCATTGCTCTGGCGGCAAAAGCGCCCAACCCCAATGCCTGCGCTGACAGCGTCGTCTCGTGGCTGCCGCGGGTGAACTCTGCAAAACAATGCGCCCTGCTGCGCGTATTGACCTCCATCGGCGGCTCGGAGGCGCTCAGAACCGTTCGCAAATCTCTCAATAACCCTGATTTGGATGTGCATGAGGCCGCCGTGCGCAGCCTGAGTCTTTGGCCCACCCCGGATGCCGCCCCTGACTTGCTGGCCCTGGCCCGCAAGTCCGGCGGCTTGGCAGGCGATAACGTTTTAGCCCTGCGCGGCTATCTGCGGTTCGCCTCCCAGCCCGATGTGCCGGCTGCCCAACGCCTGGTGATGTGCCGCGAGGTCTCAAAGTTGGTGGAAAAGGCAGAAGAAAAGAGGCTGCTCCTGGCGGCCCTGGGTGGGATTCACCTGCCGGAGTCGCTCGCGCTCATCAATCCGTTTATCGACCAGCCTGAAACGGCACAAGAGGCCGGCAATGCTGTAGTGACCGTTGCCGAAAACATTCTCAAAGGCAAAGACGCCGCCAAACTCGCTCCCAAACTGATCGAACCGTTGCAGAAAGTCGCTCGAGGCAATCCCAATGCTGACCTCGCCAAACGCGCCCAAGCCCTGCTTGATCAGGCTCAAAAGAAAGGCGCAGGGAACTAGCGCAGCCCGGTGGGCAGTGCCTTTTGGAGTGGCCCTGGCAAGGCCGGCAAAGCGAGGCAAAGCGCCTTCTCTTTGCCCACATCTTCGTATCTCTCTATCTATCAGTTTCAGTTGACACTAAGCTCCACGAATAGTACCTATTAGGCAGTTTTCCCGTCGTTAGACATGCAGTGGCGCCACCGTTAGCCGCGCCTTGCTAGGGGGTTTGTCGCAGACGGGGCAGCGGCCATGATTGAGAGCACTTCAACGCCCTGCGGGAGTCTGTCCCAGAAGGACAGGTTCCACTTTTGCGCAGGGTTCCAACCACGATTTCTAATGCATATGAAAACAACGATGGTATTGTTTCTTACCGCGGTCGCCTGGGGCGTATGGGTGGTGGAAGCGGATGCCCAATCGCAGCCTTCTCGCGCTCTGTTTTTTCCCTCGAACCAGTGGCCGCCCGGACCAGGGTTGTACGTGGCGCCGCCTGGGAGCTGGATCGGCACCCCTGCAGGGGGCCTCATTGTGAGCAACCTGCTGCTGGGGAAATTCAGCGAAAGCGTTCCCGCTCCACCGCCCGGGACCAGCGTGACGCTAACGCTCGATGCTCAGGCGGATTTTGACCTGTCCGTTAATGGCGGCGGCACGTTCAGTCACGTGGCTGTTCCGGTGGAGTTGACGGTGAGCCTTACGGCCATTGGCATTCCCGGGGCGGGCAACGGCTACTCGACCGTGCTTGGGGAGTTCAAACCGCTGGGTCCGCTGCCCGGGAACCTGATGCTCCGCCAAAGCGGCAGCCAGGCCTCCACGGGCCAAGTAAACTTAACACCGGCGCCAGGAGGATCGGCCGGATTTCTGATAAGCAGTTTTTTCAATGTCTCCCTGGATTTCAGCGCCGATGGAGGCCAGACTTGGCAGGCGATGTCCCCCGCGCAGCACTTGGATTTGAGGGTGGACCCGGCGAATCCTTCTGAAGGCACACTGGTCTCCGAATCGACGCCATTATTTCCTGCTCCCGATGATGGGTTTCTGGTGCCGGCGGTGCAACGTGCTTCCTTTGGAGGCGGAATCGTAATCCAAGGGTTGCGGCAAACCCTGTTTTCAGCCGTCACCGATGGCACAGCGCTTGCCCTGGGCACAACACCGACCATACTGCCGTACACCGCAACTCTCAATTTCGCTCTCTCAGTGGATGGTGGAAAGACTTTCACTCAAACCCGAACCACGGCAAACATGAGCCTTTCTTTTGCCAAGATCAGTGAATCGGCCTCACGGCTGTTCGATGCTGAAATCACGCAAATGGATTTTTCCGCCACTGTGGCGGGGACCGCCTTGATGTTCCGCGAAAGCCCCAGCTTGTCTTCCTATGGCGGGGCCGAGCTGCGGAGCTTCGGCGATGGAAGCTTTCAGTTCAGCAGCTTCTTCGATGTATTCCTCGAATTGAGCACCGATGGCGGCCAGACATGGGCGCCCGCAAACAACGGTCCACTCCATCTTCAACTGCAACCGAACAGCCCACGTGGCCAATTTGCCTCCTCGAATCTGCCTACGCCCGGGGGCCAATACGTCCTGCCGGCGTTGGCTTATCAGACCGGTCCAAGGGCCGGTGTCCTGATAGCAGGCAACACCATAGGCGGTTTTTCAGCTTCTTCCCCGCCGCCCGCGGCAGGCCAGCCCCTGGTCCAAAGTTTCACAGCCCAAGTCAACCTGAGCATCTCGCTGGATGGCGGGGCCTCGTACACAGATGCCGCCGGCACGGCGGCCGTGACCATGCTGGTCACTCCAAGCGGTATCAACTGGGGTGATACTTCCTATTACAACGCAGTCCTGCAGCAGTTGAATGTAACCGGCCTGCCCCAGGGAATCATGCTGCGACAAAGCCCCACCCTCACCTCGACTGGCCGGCTCAGTATTACGCCGCAGCCCAATAGTGGTGGGTTTAAGGTGGACAGTTTCTTCGACGTCTTTACCGAGTTGAGCCTGGATGGCGGCCAGACATGGACGGCGGCCTCGAGCGCCGCGGCCGCAGCCCTTACCCCCTCACCAATCGGAGCGCCGCTAAGGATTACCTGTCCCGGCGATATGAGCGTGCTAGCCACCAGCGCTCAAGGGGCGGTGGTCACCTATCCACCGCTTCTTATCCAATATGGGGATTGTCCGTTCACCCCAAGCACGGTTGGCATCGCGTACTCGCCGCCCTCTGGGTCCCTGCTTCCGATAGGCCTCACGACCGTGACGGTGACCGCCGACAACGAATGCGGCGAGCACTCGACCTGCTCTTTCAACGTCCAGGTGCGGCCCAACCTGGCGCTGGCACGGGAAACTCTCTCCATCCGCCCCTTGTTGCCGCCACCGGGCGCAATGTTCCTCGAACCGGCTCAGTTTAGTCCCGTAACTGTTGGAGGAATTATTGTGAGCAATTTTACCCTCCGCAACTTTGCCAACGGCATCGTGCCTCCACCGGCGGGCAGCAGTGAGACACTCGAAACGCCTGCCACGGCCGAATTGGATTGGTCTCCAGACTACGGAGCGACGTTCCCCCATGCGAGCGTTCCGGCCAAACTCGTCCTGAACATCCAGGACAATGGCTCCGGCCAGCTTCCGGGCCAGGAGGTTTATTCTCTGAGCGTAGTGCGTTTGGACATTGCGGGAAGCAATCTGCCTCCCGCCGTGATGTTGCGCGCCAGCCTCACCCAGCCATCGAGCGGCCAGGCGGCCATTCGAACCGCGCCGGGAACCGGCATTGGCGGCAACCTGCTGATCGGTTTGCTGGACGTGTTTTTTGACGTGAGCACTGATGGCGGCCAGACATGGACCCCTGGTGATGGGAGCGTGCATCTGGAACTGCGCGCGGACCCGGCTGTCCAGACCCCTGTGCCGGAGTTTACGCCTTTGTGGCCGCCGCCTGCCGATCAGCTTGCCAGTCCACCCGGAGCGTCCGCTCTTTTCCCCGGGGGTATTGTCGTGAAGGATGTGCAACAGGGCTTCTTTTTAGGGCTGATCGACCTGACATTGTTGGACCCGAGTTCGCTCCCGATAGTGCAGCGATTCAACAGTGTCGTTCAATTGAAATGGTCTCAGGATGGAGGTCAGACCTTCAATGTGGCGCGTGTGCCGGCTCTCATTGGACTGCTCATGCAAGGCATCCGGCAAGGAGCCACTCAGATGTTCGATGCGCAGGTTACACAAATGGACATCGCTGGAGGCGATTTGTCTCAGAATGTGCGCCTACGGGTCAGCCCGACGCTGAGTTCGGACGGACAAGTTGCATTGCAAGGATTGGCTGACGGGTCGTTCCAGATAACCAGCTTTTTCGACGTGTTTCTCGAAGTGAGCGGCGATGGGGGCCAGACCTGGCAACCAGCCAGCAATGGGTCCCTGCATTTTGACCTGAAGGGCGCCAGCCAGGTGCTCTCGGTCGCCTCGCCGAACCAGCCGCCCAGTGGCGGCCAGTACGTCATACCCACAGGCGCGAAACAGACCTTTATGCTTCCAACGGGGGCAATCCTCGTTATTTCCAATGAAACCTGGTTCGGCTTCACCGGGTCCATCCAGCCACCGGCCTCCGGCCAAACCAATAGAATCGATTTTCGCAGCCAAGTGTCCCTTCAGCTTTCGCTTGATGGCGGCAACACGTTTAGTTCGTATAATGCCCCGGCTGCGGCGGTGGTCCAGCTTATCGGTGATGGCAACATCGACTGGGGAGACCGCCAGTTTCTGGACACACAAATCATCCAGTGGACCGTCGCGGGAGGCACTCTGCCTCAGGGCCTGGTTTTGAGGCAGAGTCTCACACAACCTTCGCTGGGACGCACCGGAATCTCAACGGATGCCACCGGCAGCTCCCGGGTGGAGAGCTTCTATAACTTTTCACAGGAATTAAGCCAGAATGGCGGCCAGAGCTGGAATCCGGCAGTAGAAGGCCCCACCTGGTTGGTGCTCAATTGGCCGCCAGGCTTCGCCCCGTACGGCGTGACTTGCCCGGCTGACATTACCGTCTATGCCACCAGCCCGGGCGGCGCGGTGGTCAATTACTCTCTTCCGCCAATGACGGTATTTCCAGATTGCCCGTTGTGTTGCTTCCAAACCACCTGCACTCCGCCCAGTGGCAGTCTCTTTCCGATCGGCACTACCACCGTCTTGTGCCAGGGCCACGACGGCTGCAATGAGAATCCCTCCTGTTCCTTTAATGTGACCGTGCTGCCGGGGTCGATAGTGGATGGCGTCGTTGCGGCGCCTTTGGGTAATGCTGACCTTAATCTCTCTCACGGCACCAACGGCCCTATCTCGATGGTGGTATCCAATATTGGCCCGAGTGGTCAGGATGGTTTCCATGTCAACCTGGGCGCAGCCGATTCCTTGGTGCTGAATTTCGACCCGTTTCCAAACTATGACATCACCGGGATGGTCAGCACCGTCACCGGTCCGTACGCGGGCGACCCCAATCATCTCCTGGGCACCAGCACCTATCAGGGTGGACCCAACGCGATGGTTATGGTTGATTTCTCCGCGATAGGCGCGACGTCGGTCGTGGCGCGGGTGACGGACGAAAATCACAACACCATCAGTTCTGAGCAAATTCCAAACGGTTCCTGGTTTAACGTCAATGACCTCTTCCCGCCGGGCTGCACCAACCCCACTTCGACCGTATGCACTATCACCATGGGGCCGGGGTTGACCTGCTGGCGCTTTTGCCGCTACGGTTGCACTTGCCAGGGGACCAACTGCACCATTGAACGGGTCGTATGCTTATTCGAATTGGCCCCTAGGCCTCTGGCTATCTCGGCCATCGATTTCACGGCGCAAAGCTCGAGCCCGCCTTCGGCGCTGATCATCCAAGACACGGAGGTGGGGATGTTTGGTAACCGGCACGTTGTCATCGGTGACGGCACTCTCCAGACCGATGGTGGCCTGTTGGTGGTCAACGGGATCGGCTCGAGTGGCAATGACGGCGTTGATCTAAACCTTAACCATGTTGGCGGAATAAGCCTTGCGTTCACCCCGTTGCGGCTCCTTGCCCCCAATGTGTGCCTTACCTTCAATGCCGTTGGCGACGTGAATGGTGTGCTGGGGGTCCAGGCGGGCTCGCTGTCGCTTGGCGGGAGTGGCGGGACCCTGACGTTGGACGGGGATTTCAGCGGCCTGGGCGCCAGCCAGGTGCGGGTCGAGGTTTATCTGAATTCTCAATTCCAGGGTGCAGGAACATTCGCTGTCGGTGGGGCGGGCAGCTTGACGCTCACCGGAAACCTGATTGGCGCCGGCACGCTGGCCGGGGGAACCGGCTTTTTTGCGCGGTTCGATTCTCCGGCGGGAGCGGGCGGTTCCGGCTTTATTTTCACCGGCGGCAACCTGAATCTGACGGGGGACGAAATTCACATCTTGGCCGCAGACCCAACAAACCGGCTCGGTGGATTGAACCAGGTCGGCATTCGCAGTTGTAACACCGGTCAGATTGGCATCGTGGGCGAACAGGTGACGCCCTTGATGGGCGGTCTGAATGTCGTGGGAGCCGGGACCCTCGTGCTCACCGGCCAGGGCGCTGCCGGCCAGAATTACAGGCTCGAAAGCGCGGGCACTCTCGGCATGCTGACGGCCTGGAGAACGCTCGCCACCACTCAATCCGACGACGAGGGCTACCTCCAACTCTCAGACACATTGTCGAACGGACAAACATTCTATCGCGTGGCGGTCCCGCCCCCGCCGGGGATTGATAATCTCAGTTTCCTCGGGCAACTGTACCAAAACCTGCTGGGGCGTTCTTTGGATGCCGGTTCACAGTCCTATTGGTTGAATTATCTCGCGACAGGCGGCAGCCGGAGCAACGTCGTGGCCAATCTCACAACCACAGACG
Coding sequences within it:
- a CDS encoding 1,4-alpha-glucan branching protein domain-containing protein, whose translation is MQGYLCLVLHAHLPFVRHPECDKFLEETWLFETITESYIPLMQLIEGWRKDGIGARLTFTLTPTLCAMLQDSLLQTRYRRHLDELIELAEKEIHRTLWEKDYHQLAQLYHERLVATRDFYQQQGGDLVASFRRAQERGQLEIITSAATHALLPLLAGHLPSLRGQILTARDQYQSCFGQAPRGIWLPECAYAEGLEGVLSEAGIEWFIVDSHGLLHATPRPRYGMFAPVLSHKGIAAFGRDLASAKQVWSRQEGYPGNPRYRDFYRDIGFDLDLDYLKPYWAAPDWRTFTGIKYHRITESGPHKAIYERAAALQTAAEHAAHFLTVRIEQIQRLRAILNRPPVVVSPYDAELFGHWWYEGPEFLDFFVRKAWFDQKILELITPSDYLRRHDRHQVAAPASSSWGEEGYWRVWLNETNQWIYPHLHAAQERMTQLARRFGAHGQSESGLPDPLQARALKQAGRELLLAQASDWPFILRTGTNPDYARKRVKDHLLRFTRIYQQLANNHIAEAWLNGIEQTDNIFPHLDYSYWK
- a CDS encoding HEAT repeat domain-containing protein is translated as MINIRLNLTLAAVLLLASWTPAPANSAEPSVKEEVKRLSALLKSDASRKEKADACRELARIGTSDAVDSLASLLPNEELSHMARYGLETIPSSRVDKVLREAMGTLQGRPLVGVIGSLGARRDAKAVPALTKLLANSDTDVAQAAARALGSIGNSSAAEALERALTGGPSPNQLAICEGLFRCAENFEATGHRKQALAIYDRLRATSAPHQVRTGAWRGAILTRGEQGLPLLLEALRSDDFSLFDAAVRTSQEMPGHEITSALGAELGKMPADRQIVLSQALGKRAGAEALPFLFDLARKGQQNARLAAIRALPEIADPLAVPVLVELTRDHDEAVAKTAVEALGGLPGKEADAAVLAMFSREGTDRRILAMDLIVRRRLTGAIPKVLLAAEDLEPRVRVAAFQKLGELAGPAQIPSVLRILERTASAEDIDGAEHALIALAAKAPNPNACADSVVSWLPRVNSAKQCALLRVLTSIGGSEALRTVRKSLNNPDLDVHEAAVRSLSLWPTPDAAPDLLALARKSGGLAGDNVLALRGYLRFASQPDVPAAQRLVMCREVSKLVEKAEEKRLLLAALGGIHLPESLALINPFIDQPETAQEAGNAVVTVAENILKGKDAAKLAPKLIEPLQKVARGNPNADLAKRAQALLDQAQKKGAGN
- a CDS encoding Gfo/Idh/MocA family oxidoreductase, giving the protein MTSKPRLPLHSHPSQPPLSRSVLNRRQFLRRSALAAGVVAVPAIIPGSALGLNGAVRPSERIVMGGLGIGNRGSDDLRWMLPERDIQFVAVCDAKRAQREAVKRIIDGHYGNKDCATYRDMREFLAERRDIDALLIATGDRWHASASIMAMRAGKDVYSEKPSCMTIAEGQAVVATAQRYGRVYQTGTQRLSEDNFTVANELLRTGRLGKVHTVRAHIAPWDAAEMKYDWLAAEPEPPREEVDWDQWLGPCPWRPYNSAYTRGGWRGYYDFHTSCIGEWGAHTFAQCQVAISAANTSAVEYGYVNNPTGDGMVTRFANGVEMILSRGDKWWHGSCGVRYEGEEGWVAIADGYPKPEVSSPALLQDSSKLVKDYMARTERPMSHVRNFFDCIKSRRLTVAHPEVMYRSMSTVHAANICMWLKRDLKFNPAKAEFVNDAEANRLRSRAMREPWII
- a CDS encoding DUF4912 domain-containing protein, translating into MKSKRARDGQRKAAKGALPSGSPPTAPAPKLKLRIPPILLEGDEPNVATLSGPGQKFSLSPNPLMAAPGAETEELPDAYGTGRLTLMARDPRCLYAHWDLTWEQQQRFNGLSAHRHLVIRLYLERRELPPISELHVHPESRHWFIHIEKPGAGYLAELGFYQPDGMWRSIAVSAPVQAPRDRVSEQTTVQFAVVDTGPSSAETRPAVIQSKPAETPVGPAAVPINPPQREERAEPIRELPPERPFPLPEQGGAEAWLLAAQPFAMDRFEPSQTERVEEKSREVFPAVSEAWSEEQERALAELIGWSLVRRGWPNSAELVEMARGQPEIPSLQLALLGMSAPGGGLGLSILEALGALGISSPAGIAPGPEKSFWFNVNAELVIYGATKADAQVTIGGRVIRLRPDGTFSYRFSLPDGDYQLLIQATASHGEERRAALEFHRSTSYSGTVEAHPQDPALKPPAAEHLD